Proteins from a single region of Desulfobacter postgatei 2ac9:
- the tatC gene encoding twin-arginine translocase subunit TatC, translated as MNDQEEKSPFTEHLGELRDRLIHSFIAVGLGFVVAYFFKEQLFEILTAPLVTAMAKSGNAKLIFTGLPEAFFTYMKVALLAGIALATPVLFYEFWMFVSPGLYREEKKYLLPIIILSLIFFIAGASFGYFIVFPYGFEFFLGFTTETIQAMPSMKEYLSFASQMLLAFGFVFELPLVMTFLSRMGLVPPAFLKKNRKYALLLFFVVAAILTPPDVVSQIMMAMPLIVLYEVGIIGASIFSRKSTAQEEDGDEDEEDEEDEAWVSQDPEDGEDTESDTEDEDEK; from the coding sequence ATGAACGACCAGGAAGAAAAAAGTCCTTTTACCGAGCATCTGGGCGAATTGCGTGACCGTCTGATTCACTCCTTTATTGCCGTGGGTTTAGGCTTTGTTGTTGCCTATTTTTTCAAGGAACAACTGTTTGAGATTCTGACGGCCCCCCTGGTAACCGCTATGGCAAAAAGCGGCAATGCAAAACTAATATTTACAGGCTTACCCGAAGCCTTTTTCACCTATATGAAAGTGGCCTTGCTGGCAGGCATTGCCCTTGCCACCCCGGTACTGTTTTATGAATTCTGGATGTTTGTTTCTCCGGGGCTGTACCGGGAAGAAAAAAAATATCTCCTGCCCATAATCATTCTATCGCTTATTTTCTTTATTGCCGGTGCCTCATTCGGGTATTTTATTGTTTTTCCATACGGGTTCGAGTTTTTTCTGGGCTTTACCACGGAAACCATCCAGGCAATGCCTTCCATGAAGGAGTATTTATCCTTCGCATCCCAAATGCTTCTGGCCTTTGGATTTGTTTTTGAGTTGCCCCTTGTCATGACCTTTTTGTCCCGCATGGGTCTGGTTCCCCCCGCCTTTTTAAAAAAAAACAGGAAATATGCCCTGCTTCTGTTTTTTGTGGTAGCAGCAATCCTTACCCCCCCGGATGTGGTTAGCCAGATTATGATGGCCATGCCGCTTATTGTTTTATATGAGGTTGGGATTATTGGCGCCAGTATTTTTTCACGAAAATCCACGGCTCAGGAAGAGGATGGGGATGAGGACGAGGAAGACGAGGAAGACGAGGCGTGGGTTTCCCAGGACCCCGAAGACGGGGAGGATACTGAAAGCGATACAGAAGATGAAGATGAAAAATAG
- a CDS encoding twin-arginine translocase TatA/TatE family subunit → MFGLGMPEILLILAIALIVIGPQKLPEVAKMLGKAMGEFKRSAQELKNSIDIETTVNEAKPKPVKKKLNDVIKDIGTEDPKPQQVSAKPETTDKADEQKAKASPEPAEDNPNAAPPPPASSKTETVTSKE, encoded by the coding sequence ATGTTTGGTCTAGGAATGCCGGAAATTTTGCTGATTCTGGCCATAGCCCTTATCGTCATAGGTCCGCAGAAACTGCCGGAAGTTGCAAAAATGCTCGGCAAAGCCATGGGGGAATTCAAGCGATCTGCCCAGGAACTGAAAAATTCCATTGATATAGAAACCACGGTAAATGAAGCCAAGCCGAAACCTGTTAAAAAAAAACTCAACGATGTTATTAAGGATATAGGCACGGAAGACCCCAAACCGCAGCAGGTTTCCGCCAAACCGGAGACCACGGACAAGGCGGATGAGCAGAAAGCCAAAGCATCCCCGGAACCGGCAGAGGACAACCCGAATGCAGCCCCGCCGCCCCCGGCTTCGTCCAAAACAGAAACAGTCACCTCTAAAGAATAA
- a CDS encoding DEAD/DEAH box helicase, with the protein MKKLINFIKKLFAGKQKKQNAGTTISEPRKPEPTTAPHNRDAGTVEKPRQKIRKPSWTLENFQVEPQEGKTRFHDLQLTTGMMHAICDLNFKYCTEIQAQLLPHTLDGRDATAKAQTGTGKSATFIITLIDRFVRTSVKREKKYPRALILAPTRELVHQIEKDFKGLAKYSHLRIVPIFGGTDYRKQQTLLTDKPVDVIAATPGRLLDFISKKLIDLSRVEIVVIDEADRMLDMGFIPDVRRLIYMTPHKDKRQTLFFSATLTDDVLRLAQSWTRDAVGIEIDPEHAAAESINQIVYLTTEEDKFKNVCNLLISENLERVIIFVNRKDTARHLSEKLSRYGLNAGILSGDVAQDKRFEVLNRFKTGDLNVLVATDVAARGLHIENISHVINYDLPLEPEHYIHRIGRTGRAGATGTSISFADEMSSFQIPKIEEVLGHKISCEYPTGALEAKLPAPVPRPSKQRSKQNHTKAENKEKTPYRKRKKPATTMAGKNP; encoded by the coding sequence TTGAAAAAATTAATCAACTTCATAAAAAAACTTTTTGCAGGAAAACAAAAAAAACAAAATGCCGGAACCACTATTTCGGAACCCAGGAAACCTGAACCGACTACAGCCCCACATAACAGGGACGCCGGGACGGTTGAAAAGCCCCGTCAAAAAATCAGAAAACCGAGCTGGACCCTGGAGAATTTCCAGGTCGAGCCCCAGGAGGGAAAGACCCGTTTCCATGACCTCCAGCTGACCACGGGGATGATGCACGCCATCTGTGACCTTAATTTTAAATACTGCACAGAGATCCAGGCCCAGCTTCTTCCTCACACCCTTGACGGTCGGGACGCGACCGCAAAGGCCCAGACCGGAACAGGCAAAAGTGCCACCTTTATCATTACCTTGATTGATCGGTTTGTCCGCACATCCGTCAAGCGGGAAAAAAAGTATCCCCGGGCACTGATCCTTGCCCCCACAAGGGAACTGGTTCACCAGATTGAAAAGGATTTCAAGGGACTTGCCAAATATTCCCATCTTCGCATTGTCCCGATTTTTGGCGGCACGGATTATCGCAAACAGCAGACGCTTCTGACAGACAAACCCGTGGACGTCATAGCTGCAACCCCGGGACGCCTTCTGGACTTTATCTCAAAAAAACTGATTGATCTGTCCAGGGTGGAAATTGTTGTCATTGACGAGGCGGACCGAATGTTGGACATGGGATTTATCCCGGATGTCCGCCGCCTGATTTATATGACACCTCACAAGGACAAGCGCCAGACACTGTTTTTTTCCGCCACGCTCACAGACGATGTGCTCCGCCTGGCCCAATCCTGGACCCGGGATGCCGTGGGCATTGAAATTGATCCGGAACATGCCGCTGCGGAGAGCATCAACCAGATTGTCTATCTGACCACGGAAGAGGATAAGTTTAAAAATGTCTGCAATCTTCTAATTAGTGAAAATCTTGAGCGGGTCATCATCTTTGTCAACCGCAAGGATACGGCCCGGCATCTGTCGGAAAAATTATCCAGGTACGGCCTTAATGCGGGGATACTGTCCGGAGATGTGGCCCAGGACAAACGATTCGAGGTACTCAACAGGTTTAAGACCGGGGATCTGAATGTTCTGGTGGCAACAGACGTAGCCGCCCGGGGACTTCATATTGAAAACATCAGCCACGTAATCAACTATGATCTACCCCTGGAACCCGAGCATTACATCCATAGAATCGGACGCACCGGCAGGGCCGGCGCCACGGGTACCTCAATAAGTTTTGCCGATGAAATGAGTTCGTTTCAAATCCCTAAAATTGAAGAGGTACTTGGCCACAAAATCAGCTGCGAATATCCGACAGGAGCTCTGGAAGCGAAGCTGCCGGCACCGGTGCCGCGTCCTTCAAAGCAAAGGTCTAAACAGAATCACACAAAAGCTGAGAATAAAGAGAAAACGCCTTACAGGAAACGAAAAAAGCCCGCAACAACAATGGCAGGCAAAAACCCATGA
- a CDS encoding YggT family protein, whose protein sequence is MLILANFFMAIAIVLDYALNIYMWIIIASAVLSWVNPDPYNPIVRFLRKTTEPVFYQIRKHLPVTFGGLDMSPIVVFLVIVFLQNFVVKSLIGMARSM, encoded by the coding sequence ATGCTGATATTGGCTAATTTCTTTATGGCTATTGCCATTGTTCTTGACTATGCTTTAAATATTTATATGTGGATAATTATTGCCTCGGCCGTGCTGTCGTGGGTGAATCCGGATCCGTACAACCCAATTGTCCGGTTTCTTCGCAAGACAACGGAACCGGTGTTTTACCAGATCCGCAAACATCTTCCCGTGACCTTCGGCGGTTTGGATATGTCCCCGATAGTTGTATTTTTAGTTATTGTTTTTCTTCAGAATTTTGTTGTAAAGAGCCTGATCGGCATGGCCCGTTCGATGTGA
- a CDS encoding DivIVA domain-containing protein translates to MGVTPLVIKQKEFSTRFRGFDVQEVDTFLEEVAREFESQETAIEQLRQENHRLNLENQGYRKREESMRNAMIQSQRVLDQMKENAEKSAQVIIANAEVEAEKILNRTHKRLSQLHSDITELKRQRIQLEMQIGSVLESHSKLLEMTKEENKAADESDAAVRFIRRA, encoded by the coding sequence ATGGGCGTTACACCTTTGGTGATCAAACAAAAAGAATTCTCCACCCGTTTCAGAGGTTTTGACGTACAGGAAGTGGATACCTTCCTTGAAGAAGTGGCAAGGGAATTTGAATCCCAGGAAACTGCCATAGAACAACTCAGGCAGGAAAATCATCGATTGAATCTGGAAAACCAGGGTTATAGAAAACGCGAAGAATCAATGAGAAATGCCATGATTCAGTCCCAGAGAGTACTGGATCAGATGAAGGAAAACGCTGAAAAATCCGCCCAGGTAATAATCGCAAATGCAGAGGTTGAGGCTGAAAAGATTCTGAACCGGACCCATAAACGTCTTTCCCAGTTGCACAGCGATATTACGGAACTTAAACGCCAGCGCATCCAGCTTGAAATGCAGATCGGTTCGGTGCTTGAGTCGCACTCAAAACTGCTCGAAATGACCAAGGAAGAAAATAAAGCTGCCGACGAATCAGATGCGGCCGTGAGATTTATCCGTCGGGCCTGA
- a CDS encoding type IV pilus twitching motility protein PilT, with the protein MAEIDAFFKLMHDQGASDLHLTAGQQPALRLHGDIERIKYDKLTSDKLRGMLYEITSQEKIKEFEETGDVDFGYEIPGLARYRANYFMQKNGIAAVFREIPSDILTAEALGLPPVISKLADLPRGLVLVTGPTGSGKSTTLAAIIDQANRNRKDHIITVEDPIEFVHKSQRCIVNHREVGTHTKTFSAALRGALREDPDIILVGELRDLETISLAVEAASTGHLVFGTLHTSSAHKTVDRLVEVFPSTEQAQIRSTLSDGLRAIVAQVLFKRIDKKGRCAALEILVATPAVRNLIRESKTHQIPSMIQTGKQYGMQLLDDAIMSLYKAGKISSDDAYSKANNKSLFRPFLKHPPADFTEA; encoded by the coding sequence ATGGCTGAAATTGATGCATTTTTCAAGCTTATGCATGACCAGGGGGCATCCGATCTGCATCTGACTGCCGGGCAGCAGCCTGCGTTAAGACTTCACGGCGACATCGAGCGAATTAAATACGATAAGCTGACCAGTGATAAGCTGCGCGGCATGCTGTATGAAATTACCTCCCAGGAAAAGATTAAGGAATTTGAAGAGACCGGGGATGTTGATTTTGGGTATGAAATTCCCGGCCTTGCCCGTTACAGGGCCAATTATTTTATGCAGAAAAACGGCATAGCCGCGGTATTCCGCGAAATCCCCTCGGATATTCTGACTGCCGAAGCCCTTGGGTTGCCGCCTGTCATTTCAAAACTGGCAGACCTGCCCAGGGGGCTTGTACTGGTGACCGGACCCACCGGGTCCGGTAAATCAACCACCCTTGCTGCCATCATTGATCAGGCCAATAGAAACAGAAAAGACCATATTATTACGGTGGAAGACCCTATCGAGTTTGTTCATAAAAGCCAGCGGTGTATTGTCAACCACAGGGAAGTGGGGACCCATACCAAAACCTTTTCCGCCGCGCTTCGCGGTGCCCTGCGCGAGGATCCGGATATTATCCTGGTCGGTGAGCTTCGGGATCTTGAAACCATTTCTCTGGCTGTTGAGGCCGCTTCCACCGGCCATCTGGTATTTGGCACCCTGCATACATCAAGTGCCCATAAAACCGTGGACAGGCTTGTTGAAGTTTTTCCCAGCACTGAGCAGGCCCAGATCCGATCGACACTGTCAGACGGCCTTCGTGCCATAGTGGCCCAGGTGCTGTTTAAACGGATTGATAAAAAGGGCCGGTGTGCCGCATTGGAAATCCTTGTGGCAACCCCTGCGGTCAGAAATCTCATCCGCGAATCCAAAACCCACCAGATCCCTTCCATGATTCAAACCGGCAAGCAGTACGGGATGCAGCTTTTGGACGATGCCATCATGTCACTGTATAAAGCCGGGAAGATCAGTTCCGATGATGCCTATTCAAAGGCAAATAACAAATCGTTGTTCCGGCCGTTTCTTAAACATCCGCCTGCGGATTTTACGGAAGCCTGA
- a CDS encoding type IV pilus twitching motility protein PilT encodes MKKQQLDYILTNMLDSHDNVSDLNITPGKPLQVESSGQLAAVDLGPGFSILTPFQTEVLALNLINNDRKQLETLLREGSCDLSYQLSTKARFRVNIFSRSGKYAIVLRKLETTIPTIEQLNLPASFHKMAEEKNGIIFVTGATGSGKSTSLAALLDKINATKSVHVITLEDPIEYQHPQKRSTFNQRELGMDFDTFASGLRAALRQAPKVILVGEMRDRETVEIGLSAAETGHLVVSTLHTVDAGQTINRLLGMFSTEEETQVRIRLADTVRWVVAQRLLPKVGGGRVAAFEIMATNLRVKDSILNGESEGKTFNDIIVAGKPQGMISFDEFIVNLYEEGKIDENTAMAYASRKDIVGRGLDRIKSARGESTSGIQSLEIDRSYGGEENNI; translated from the coding sequence ATGAAAAAACAGCAGCTTGATTATATTCTTACCAATATGCTGGATTCACACGATAATGTGTCGGACTTGAATATTACGCCGGGAAAACCCCTTCAGGTGGAAAGTTCAGGCCAGCTTGCGGCCGTTGATCTGGGCCCGGGGTTCAGTATCCTGACGCCCTTTCAAACCGAGGTTCTGGCACTCAATCTTATTAATAATGACAGAAAACAGCTTGAAACCCTGCTGCGGGAAGGCAGTTGTGATTTGTCCTACCAGCTGAGCACCAAGGCAAGATTCAGGGTGAATATTTTTTCCAGGTCCGGCAAGTACGCCATTGTATTAAGAAAACTTGAAACCACCATTCCCACCATTGAGCAGCTCAATTTGCCGGCAAGTTTTCATAAAATGGCCGAAGAGAAGAACGGCATTATCTTTGTTACCGGGGCCACAGGTTCCGGTAAATCCACGTCACTTGCCGCGCTTTTAGACAAAATCAACGCGACCAAATCCGTGCATGTGATTACCCTGGAAGATCCCATAGAGTACCAGCATCCCCAGAAACGCTCCACCTTTAACCAGCGGGAGCTGGGAATGGATTTCGACACCTTTGCCTCGGGGTTGCGGGCTGCCTTGCGCCAGGCCCCCAAGGTTATTCTGGTGGGCGAAATGCGTGACCGGGAAACGGTTGAGATCGGCCTGTCCGCTGCCGAGACCGGCCATCTGGTGGTTTCCACCCTGCACACCGTGGATGCCGGACAAACCATCAACCGTCTGCTGGGTATGTTTTCCACAGAAGAGGAAACCCAAGTTCGCATTCGGTTGGCAGACACTGTCCGGTGGGTGGTGGCCCAGCGGCTTTTGCCGAAGGTGGGGGGCGGGCGCGTGGCCGCTTTTGAAATCATGGCCACCAACCTGCGGGTAAAGGATAGTATTTTAAATGGGGAGTCCGAAGGCAAGACCTTTAATGACATTATTGTGGCGGGCAAACCCCAGGGCATGATTTCCTTTGACGAGTTCATTGTAAATTTGTATGAAGAGGGCAAGATAGACGAAAATACGGCCATGGCCTATGCGTCACGCAAAGATATTGTGGGCAGGGGGCTTGACCGGATCAAGAGTGCCAGGGGGGAATCCACCAGTGGCATTCAGTCCCTTGAGATTGACCGCAGTTATGGGGGAGAGGAGAACAACATATAA
- a CDS encoding zinc-ribbon domain-containing protein, translated as MKIACPTCGSNANLPDDKIPKDKDFSFKCPKCSASVPVKASIGNPGNAGFGQNTAATSPAIPKFQAGGAKPALVCIPSCLGRKRIIAGLENAGLKVHVPETPAQALKNLEYYVYPLVVIDEAFDTDKVMVAYMNSMDMFLRRKICLVRLGPGLETGNAMTALELSANYVIKFQDLEQEDASLVNNVLAVALSEHDQMYAVFNDSMKAVGKA; from the coding sequence ATGAAAATCGCTTGCCCGACATGCGGGAGTAATGCAAATCTGCCCGATGATAAGATACCAAAAGACAAGGATTTTTCATTCAAATGTCCCAAATGCAGCGCCTCGGTTCCCGTCAAGGCTTCGATCGGGAATCCCGGTAACGCCGGTTTTGGGCAAAATACAGCTGCCACGAGCCCGGCTATTCCTAAGTTTCAGGCCGGCGGAGCGAAACCGGCGCTGGTCTGTATTCCTTCCTGCCTTGGCCGTAAGCGGATTATAGCTGGGCTGGAAAATGCCGGATTGAAGGTCCATGTGCCGGAAACGCCGGCCCAGGCATTGAAAAATCTTGAATATTATGTTTACCCGCTGGTGGTGATAGATGAAGCCTTTGATACTGACAAAGTCATGGTGGCCTACATGAACAGTATGGATATGTTCCTTCGCCGCAAGATCTGTCTTGTCCGGCTCGGTCCGGGTCTTGAGACCGGCAATGCCATGACCGCCCTGGAACTGAGCGCAAATTATGTGATAAAATTCCAGGACCTTGAGCAGGAAGACGCCTCCCTGGTAAATAATGTTTTGGCCGTGGCCCTGTCTGAACATGACCAGATGTATGCTGTGTTTAACGATTCAATGAAGGCTGTGGGCAAAGCCTAA
- a CDS encoding transglycosylase domain-containing protein translates to MRSLFWLISLCRLLFHIGLLAMGIMAAAGCLMVFHIAQDLPKLPSPLGRIIETPQSLIYAADGQVLIALGEKTSVSLDMVSPDFLNAIVATEDHMFFEHHGVNKLRTFKALYTNLFESDRIQGASTITQQLAKNLFFSFEKTWQRKFKEMLVAFQIEQANTKEQILEAYVNQIHFGAGAQGIEKAARIYFDKSAQDLTLAEASLLAGLPQSPSQYNPFRHYDEALARRRVVLNRMVAAGFITEDEGVGTDAIRPELHDGRKDARTGSYFLDALIQELVNMYGEDVVYHGGIKVYSTMDPMRQADARTAIMEGMARLDELMGLDKGVGDKPQAALVAIDTASGAVKAMVGGRDYYASEFNRAVNSKRQAGSGFKPFLYYAALRDGKFHPASVFQDRPVAIPINGAPDWYPQNFEKEFRGPMILKQALINSVNTIAAQLVVDVGAAAVVDVAKVCGVKSPLKSVYSVALGTSDVSVMDMAAGFSTFASLGICHEPFLFWRVEDARGRVLFEHIVKDRRVLDPATAFQVVDMMEGVVDFGSGRGVRSLGFKRPAAGKTGTTDNYNDAWFTGFTPSLCVSVWTGYDKKKELKDKNRRGITGGRGAVPIWTDFMTRAMEGEPERDFLIPSDIRYEIVEKTTGCPAAPRQDTVDEVILPQSEPDASGVVRVALKKDQDPCRGY, encoded by the coding sequence ATGCGATCTCTTTTTTGGCTGATCTCCCTTTGTCGTCTGCTGTTCCATATCGGGCTTCTTGCCATGGGTATCATGGCAGCGGCAGGCTGCCTGATGGTTTTCCATATTGCCCAAGACCTGCCCAAGTTGCCATCGCCTTTAGGCCGTATTATCGAAACCCCACAAAGTTTGATCTATGCCGCAGACGGCCAGGTTCTCATTGCCCTTGGCGAAAAGACCTCCGTTTCCCTGGATATGGTCTCTCCTGATTTTCTCAATGCCATTGTGGCCACCGAGGATCACATGTTTTTTGAACACCATGGTGTAAATAAGCTGAGAACCTTTAAAGCATTATATACCAATCTGTTTGAATCCGACCGGATCCAGGGCGCATCAACCATTACCCAGCAGCTGGCCAAGAATCTGTTTTTCAGCTTTGAAAAAACCTGGCAGCGCAAATTCAAGGAGATGCTGGTGGCGTTTCAGATTGAACAGGCCAATACCAAGGAGCAGATCCTTGAAGCTTACGTTAATCAAATTCATTTCGGGGCCGGGGCCCAGGGCATTGAGAAGGCGGCCCGCATCTATTTTGATAAATCCGCCCAGGATCTGACTCTGGCCGAAGCGTCACTGCTTGCGGGTCTTCCCCAATCTCCCAGCCAGTATAACCCTTTCCGGCATTATGATGAGGCCCTTGCCCGGAGACGGGTGGTATTAAACCGGATGGTGGCGGCCGGGTTTATTACGGAAGATGAAGGGGTTGGGACTGATGCCATCCGTCCGGAACTGCATGATGGCCGCAAAGATGCCCGTACCGGCAGTTATTTTCTGGATGCCCTGATTCAAGAGCTTGTCAACATGTATGGCGAGGATGTGGTCTATCATGGGGGCATTAAGGTTTACTCCACCATGGATCCAATGCGCCAGGCCGATGCCCGTACCGCGATAATGGAAGGAATGGCCCGGCTTGATGAGCTTATGGGGTTGGATAAGGGGGTGGGCGACAAACCCCAGGCCGCGCTGGTGGCCATTGATACTGCCAGTGGAGCGGTTAAAGCCATGGTGGGTGGCAGAGATTATTATGCCAGTGAATTCAACCGGGCCGTGAACAGTAAACGCCAGGCCGGCAGTGGATTTAAACCCTTTTTATATTATGCGGCGTTGAGGGATGGAAAATTTCATCCGGCCAGCGTGTTCCAGGACAGGCCTGTGGCCATTCCAATTAACGGGGCACCAGACTGGTACCCCCAGAATTTTGAGAAAGAATTCAGGGGACCCATGATTCTTAAGCAGGCCCTGATCAATTCTGTGAACACCATTGCCGCCCAGTTGGTGGTAGATGTGGGTGCTGCTGCAGTGGTGGATGTGGCCAAAGTCTGTGGGGTGAAAAGTCCGTTAAAATCCGTATATTCTGTGGCCCTTGGTACGTCTGACGTCAGCGTCATGGACATGGCTGCCGGATTTTCCACATTCGCTTCGCTGGGCATTTGCCATGAACCGTTTTTATTCTGGCGGGTTGAGGATGCAAGGGGGCGGGTGCTTTTTGAACATATTGTCAAGGACCGCAGGGTATTGGATCCGGCAACGGCTTTCCAGGTGGTGGACATGATGGAAGGCGTTGTGGATTTCGGATCGGGCAGGGGGGTGAGAAGTCTTGGATTCAAGCGCCCCGCAGCCGGGAAAACCGGCACGACGGATAATTATAATGATGCCTGGTTCACCGGGTTTACCCCGTCCCTTTGCGTATCTGTGTGGACAGGGTATGACAAGAAGAAAGAACTTAAGGATAAAAACAGGAGAGGTATTACCGGTGGCCGAGGAGCTGTGCCCATATGGACGGATTTCATGACCCGGGCCATGGAAGGCGAGCCCGAACGCGACTTTTTGATTCCATCGGATATCCGGTATGAAATTGTGGAAAAGACCACGGGGTGTCCGGCAGCACCCCGGCAGGATACGGTTGATGAAGTAATTTTGCCACAGTCGGAGCCTGACGCTTCCGGTGTTGTTCGTGTGGCGTTGAAAAAGGACCAGGACCCCTGCAGAGGCTATTAA
- a CDS encoding SPOR domain-containing protein — translation MIRIVRHISVRFWLTTLMVLPSGFILFPRLSGWLSDMPASVFILLMYVVFGLGLGLSMDIAGLWWIRRLVRDAQLWERSGIATRAEKKFIRAVRIYDSAWISPLAARRVGPMLTSALARFYLASGSRRREIQGAASVWLAQNPKDESLARFWLERIQDQDISGTSTQSILTVLADNWYADPDLCRILVGVFLNQGRMDFSARRLYQSFLNMIDMTGGNKALSQEDKARVETIRDMMSGRLDTPEPEPEPEMTEPGLGTLGDERVDLATFMSGDQGGDGESASPGDQAFEDGPAGWRPADEIYFGQESSGWMSALMSGISRKTSDSSSFIADRTGKAKHAVLNLIQAREKWWGRVWGTMIACLGVWLIFFVWGTFSHMFKTAEQPAQQIKVVIPKPFTIQVAAYHKKAHADKYMATLTQKGVESAMKVADGGGKTWYLVQVSEFTDQKSAQVYGNQLKADHVINEFFVTKK, via the coding sequence ATGATTCGCATTGTCCGACATATCAGTGTCCGGTTCTGGCTGACAACCCTGATGGTTCTGCCTTCAGGGTTCATCTTGTTTCCCCGGCTTTCCGGATGGCTTTCGGATATGCCTGCTTCGGTATTTATCCTCCTGATGTATGTGGTCTTTGGCTTGGGACTTGGTTTGTCCATGGATATTGCAGGACTCTGGTGGATAAGGAGACTGGTTAGGGATGCGCAGTTGTGGGAGCGATCCGGTATTGCCACCCGGGCTGAAAAAAAGTTTATCCGGGCTGTTCGGATTTATGACAGTGCCTGGATATCTCCTCTGGCTGCGCGGCGGGTAGGCCCCATGCTTACCTCTGCCCTGGCGCGGTTTTACCTGGCATCGGGCAGCCGGCGCCGGGAAATTCAAGGGGCTGCCAGCGTCTGGCTGGCGCAGAATCCCAAAGACGAGAGTCTTGCCCGGTTTTGGCTTGAACGCATCCAGGATCAGGATATCTCAGGAACATCCACCCAGTCCATACTGACGGTGTTGGCAGATAACTGGTATGCAGATCCAGACCTTTGCCGGATACTGGTGGGTGTGTTTTTGAACCAGGGCCGGATGGATTTTTCGGCAAGGCGTCTGTATCAATCATTCCTAAATATGATTGACATGACAGGCGGGAACAAAGCTTTATCACAAGAGGATAAGGCCCGGGTTGAAACAATCCGGGACATGATGTCCGGGCGCCTGGATACACCTGAACCGGAGCCGGAACCGGAAATGACGGAACCGGGATTGGGTACTCTTGGGGATGAACGGGTTGACCTGGCGACATTTATGAGCGGGGATCAAGGGGGCGACGGAGAGTCGGCCAGTCCGGGTGATCAGGCATTTGAAGATGGTCCGGCAGGGTGGCGGCCGGCAGACGAGATCTATTTCGGGCAGGAGAGTTCGGGGTGGATGTCAGCCCTGATGTCCGGAATTAGCAGAAAAACCTCAGATAGCAGCTCTTTTATTGCAGACAGAACCGGAAAAGCCAAGCACGCTGTTTTAAATTTGATACAGGCCCGGGAAAAATGGTGGGGACGGGTGTGGGGGACCATGATTGCCTGCTTGGGCGTCTGGCTGATTTTTTTTGTCTGGGGCACGTTTTCCCACATGTTTAAAACAGCGGAGCAGCCGGCTCAGCAGATAAAGGTTGTGATTCCAAAGCCGTTTACCATCCAGGTGGCTGCGTACCATAAAAAGGCCCATGCCGACAAATATATGGCAACCCTTACCCAAAAGGGGGTGGAGAGCGCCATGAAGGTTGCGGACGGCGGGGGCAAAACCTGGTATCTGGTCCAGGTGTCTGAATTCACGGATCAGAAAAGTGCCCAAGTCTACGGCAACCAGCTAAAAGCCGACCATGTCATTAACGAGTTTTTTGTAACCAAAAAATAG